From Pelosinus fermentans DSM 17108, the proteins below share one genomic window:
- a CDS encoding GlsB/YeaQ/YmgE family stress response membrane protein — translation MLWFLIIGIIAGWLAGNLTDGRGFGLVGNLIVGVIGSFVGGFLFSLLGLSAYGTIGEIITATIGAIVLLWIMGFVR, via the coding sequence ATGCTTTGGTTTTTAATTATTGGAATTATAGCAGGGTGGCTGGCCGGTAATCTTACAGACGGCAGAGGATTTGGTCTGGTTGGCAATTTAATTGTAGGTGTTATAGGATCTTTCGTTGGTGGTTTCTTGTTTAGTCTTTTAGGTTTAAGTGCTTATGGGACAATCGGTGAAATCATTACGGCAACGATAGGAGCGATTGTATTATTGTGGATTATGGGATTTGTTCGGTAA
- a CDS encoding alpha-amylase, with amino-acid sequence MIKMQRNHTMMQFFEWHIEGNGQHWNRLKELVPELKMRGIDSVWIPPATKAQSVDDPGYGVYDLYDLGEFDQKGSVRTKYGTKAELLAAIAACQEQGVALYADVVMSHKAGADEKEIFQVIEVNDQNRKEEISEPFDIEGWTKFTFPGRGDQYSSFQWSFEHFNGTDYDARENRSGIFRIIGDDKYWNDHVDHEFGNYDYLMFANIDYNHPKVKEEMITWGKWLANTLQCNGFRLDAVKHISHEFINEFAAQVKGERGEDFYLVGEFWNPDLAACQQFLDKVNYKIDLFDVSLHFKLEAASHESKDFDLRTIFDDTLVKTHPLNAVTFVDNHDSQPHESLESWVEDWFKQSAYALILLRQDGYPCVFYGDYYGIGGDKAIPGKKEALDPLLYARYHKAYGEQEDYFDDPHMIGWIRRGVAEIERSGCAVIITNGDEGEQRMFVGEERAGQIWVDLTNSREEHISIEEDGFATFPVNGGSVSVWALPELDIE; translated from the coding sequence ATGATAAAGATGCAGCGAAATCATACAATGATGCAATTCTTTGAATGGCATATAGAGGGAAATGGACAACATTGGAATCGATTAAAAGAGCTTGTACCAGAGCTTAAAATGCGAGGAATTGATTCGGTATGGATTCCCCCAGCTACGAAAGCTCAATCTGTAGATGATCCAGGATATGGTGTATACGATCTATATGATTTAGGCGAGTTTGATCAAAAAGGAAGTGTTCGTACTAAATATGGAACAAAGGCTGAACTGCTGGCGGCTATCGCCGCCTGCCAGGAACAGGGCGTTGCTCTTTATGCGGATGTAGTAATGAGCCATAAAGCAGGCGCGGATGAAAAAGAGATCTTCCAAGTGATTGAAGTAAATGACCAAAATCGTAAAGAAGAAATTTCAGAGCCTTTTGATATTGAAGGCTGGACCAAATTTACATTTCCAGGACGAGGAGATCAATATTCTTCTTTTCAATGGAGCTTTGAACATTTTAATGGTACAGACTATGATGCCAGAGAAAATCGTTCAGGAATTTTTCGTATTATTGGTGACGACAAATATTGGAATGATCATGTAGATCATGAATTTGGAAACTATGATTATTTAATGTTTGCAAATATCGATTATAATCATCCTAAAGTAAAAGAAGAAATGATTACATGGGGAAAATGGCTGGCCAATACGCTGCAGTGTAATGGATTTCGCCTTGATGCGGTTAAGCATATCAGCCATGAATTTATTAATGAATTTGCAGCACAAGTCAAAGGGGAACGGGGCGAGGATTTTTATTTGGTAGGGGAATTTTGGAATCCTGATTTGGCAGCTTGTCAGCAGTTTTTAGATAAGGTGAATTATAAAATTGATTTGTTTGATGTATCTCTTCATTTTAAGTTAGAGGCTGCATCACATGAAAGTAAGGATTTCGATCTTAGAACGATTTTTGACGATACATTAGTAAAAACCCATCCTTTGAATGCTGTAACCTTTGTAGATAATCATGATTCTCAGCCTCATGAGTCCCTTGAATCCTGGGTAGAGGATTGGTTTAAGCAAAGCGCATATGCCCTGATACTCCTGCGGCAAGACGGCTACCCCTGCGTCTTTTATGGTGATTATTATGGTATTGGCGGAGATAAGGCAATTCCAGGAAAGAAGGAGGCGCTTGACCCGTTGTTGTATGCCCGCTATCATAAAGCCTATGGAGAGCAAGAGGATTATTTTGACGACCCTCATATGATTGGATGGATTCGCCGGGGTGTAGCTGAGATCGAGAGGTCAGGCTGCGCTGTTATCATTACCAATGGTGATGAAGGTGAACAACGTATGTTTGTGGGGGAGGAACGGGCAGGGCAGATATGGGTAGACTTGACGAATAGCAGAGAAGAGCATATTTCAATTGAAGAGGATGGCTTTGCAACGTTTCCCGTCAACGGAGGCAGTGTATCGGTGTGGGCTCTTCCAGAGTTGGATATTGAGTAA
- the hsp18 gene encoding heat shock protein Hsp18, which translates to MFNLVPFGKNHPLEKREDFFNQVFDNFFREDFFAPLTKIGNDFRVDLKEVDDSYLIEADLPGIKKQDIALQYANNYLTIIAKRNYNEENKQDNYLRRERRYGEFQRSFYIGNVQEDRIDAEFKDGVLIITLPKKDKAVQNVNTIPIR; encoded by the coding sequence ATGTTCAATCTAGTTCCTTTTGGTAAAAATCATCCATTAGAAAAACGGGAGGACTTCTTTAATCAAGTATTTGATAACTTCTTCAGAGAGGATTTTTTTGCTCCTCTAACTAAAATCGGCAACGACTTTCGTGTCGATCTCAAAGAAGTAGATGATTCTTATTTGATTGAAGCTGATTTACCAGGTATCAAAAAACAAGATATTGCATTACAATACGCCAATAACTATCTCACCATTATTGCCAAACGTAATTACAACGAGGAAAACAAACAAGATAATTATCTGCGCAGAGAACGCCGCTATGGTGAATTTCAGCGTTCTTTCTACATCGGCAATGTCCAGGAAGACCGAATAGATGCTGAATTTAAAGACGGTGTTCTAATCATTACATTACCTAAAAAAGATAAAGCGGTTCAGAATGTCAATACCATTCCCATTCGTTAA
- a CDS encoding L-lactate dehydrogenase → MNATKNKLVIVGTGNVGSAVLNCALSFNFVSEIAVIDIINKKAQGEALDSTHAIPFSTTGANVNIHAGTFEECKDARVIIIAAGPSIMPGEIPDRLTLAGRNVEVMKDVMTSITQYTKDAVIIMITNPLDIMVYYAENFFGYPKNKIFGTGTTLETARFRSIMANKYKVDPKNVHGYMLGEHGNSAFPAWSLVNIAGVPYNQLDSYFQPNEPLDTEKTAAGVISVAYDVLNLKGCTNSGIAMAACHLARAVLFNERSIFPVSTTLQGEYGLHNVALSLPCIITEEGIERRIEVALSDEEIKKLQHSAQSISNVMKSVGLLK, encoded by the coding sequence ATGAATGCAACCAAAAATAAGCTTGTCATCGTTGGTACCGGTAATGTAGGTTCGGCAGTACTAAATTGTGCTTTATCCTTTAATTTTGTATCCGAGATTGCCGTTATCGATATTATTAACAAAAAGGCCCAAGGTGAAGCCTTGGATTCTACTCATGCAATCCCTTTTTCTACCACCGGCGCAAATGTAAACATCCATGCCGGAACTTTTGAAGAATGCAAAGATGCTCGCGTGATTATCATCGCCGCCGGTCCTAGTATCATGCCAGGTGAAATCCCTGATCGCTTAACTCTTGCTGGCAGAAATGTAGAAGTGATGAAGGATGTAATGACCTCCATTACCCAATATACCAAAGATGCTGTCATCATCATGATCACAAATCCCTTGGATATCATGGTTTATTATGCAGAAAACTTCTTCGGTTATCCCAAGAATAAGATCTTCGGTACCGGAACAACCCTCGAGACGGCGCGCTTTAGAAGCATTATGGCAAACAAGTATAAGGTAGATCCTAAAAATGTTCATGGCTATATGCTTGGCGAACATGGTAATTCTGCATTCCCAGCCTGGAGCCTTGTCAATATCGCTGGAGTTCCCTACAATCAGCTAGACAGCTATTTTCAGCCAAATGAGCCTCTAGATACGGAAAAGACAGCGGCTGGTGTTATCTCTGTCGCCTATGATGTCCTCAATCTTAAAGGCTGCACCAATTCCGGCATCGCAATGGCTGCTTGTCATCTTGCCAGAGCGGTTTTATTTAATGAACGCAGCATATTCCCCGTCTCTACCACTCTGCAAGGAGAATATGGCTTACACAATGTTGCCCTGAGTCTTCCCTGCATCATAACAGAAGAAGGCATCGAAAGACGGATTGAGGTTGCCCTATCCGATGAAGAAATAAAAAAACTCCAGCATAGTGCCCAAAGTATCTCAAATGTCATGAAATCGGTAGGACTGCTAAAGTAA